One stretch of Anabas testudineus chromosome 24, fAnaTes1.2, whole genome shotgun sequence DNA includes these proteins:
- the gpr176 gene encoding G-protein coupled receptor 176: protein MDSGSRAAMVGDGAANFTSAHLWLDLLNTSSPPTRWDSSSPAEGTGLDEQQQRLIREQAYRDFTTTIQVFILIGSLLGNATVLWCTCCTNVFKSVTNRFIKNLACSGICASLVCVPFDVALGASPRCCWWLHTLLLCKSIKFLHKLFCSVTVLSFSAIALDRYYSVLYPLERKISDARSRDLVIYIWVHAAVVSLPVFAVTNVTDVYVTSSCSDDHARSLGHMVYVLIYNITTLILPLALVFLFMLLIRRALSASQKKKVIIAALRTPQNSISIPYVSQREAELHATLLGVVLAFSACSAPYGALVVYRTILADTKELPISLYLTALWLPKVSLLTNPLLFLTVNRSARHSWLDLLARIHRRYSRRNMVSSVGLASLGAEGVIGEPVGLETAGRSGSQLLEMFNIGQQQIFRPSEEDEEEEDVENEIPSQVSGNCSGPKEELRGRSRLGSVRGEGSAKNEPAQGTGGLIVTKEGPPVITAPRASPVHTCAYTSSSQVAPATPTEAEDSTHFGFGPFELPPQWLPETRNSKKRLLPPLGNTPEELIQTKLPRPRPERRISRNNKVSTIPAVDP from the exons ATGGATAGCGGGAGCCGGGCTGCGATGGTCGGTGACGGTGCAGCCAATTTCACATCAGCCCACCTCTGGCTGGATCTCCTGAACACTTCGAGCCCGCCGACCCGGTGGGACAGCAGCTCTCCAGCGGAGGGCACCGGGCTGgacgagcagcagcagcgcctCATCCGAGAACAAGCCTACCGGGACTTCACCACCACCATTCAGGTTTTCATCCTCATAGGTTCGCTGCTCG GAAATGCCACCGTACTGTGGTGCACCTGCTGCACAAACGTCTTTAAATCTGTGACCAATCGCTTCATCAAGAACCTGGCATGTTCGGGCATCTGTGCCAGCCTGGTGTGCGTCCCCTTCGACGTGGCACTCGGAGCCAGCCCTCGCTGCTGCTGGTGGCTCCACACCCTGCTGCTCTGCAAGTCCATCAAGTTCCTCCATAAACTCTTCTGCTCCGTCACCGTGCTCAGTTTCAGCGCCATCGCTCTCGACAG ATACTACTCAGTGCTGTACCCGTTGGAGAGGAAGATCTCAGATGCAAGATCCCGAGATCTGGTCATCTATATCTGGGTTCATGCTGCAGTGGTGAGCCTCCCTGTGTTCGCTGTGACCAATGTGACGGACGTGTACGTCACCTCCTCCTGCTCAGATGACCACGCCCGCTCTCTGGGTCACATGGTTTACGTGCTGATCTACAACATCACCACGCTGATCCTGCCCCTCGCTCTCGTCTTCCTCTTCATGCTCCTGATCCGCAGAGCACTCAGTGCCAGCCAGAAGAAGAAGGTGATCATCGCTGCGCTGCGCACTCCACAGAACAGCATCTCCATCCCATATGTGTCTCAGCGGGAGGCAGAGTTACACGCCACCCTGTTAGGTGTGGTGCTGGCCTTCTCCGCCTGCAGCGCCCCCTATGGAGCCTTGGTGGTTTATCGTACCATTCTGGCAGACACAAAAGAGCTGCCGATCTCCCTGTATCTGACAGCCCTCTGGCTCCCGAAGGTGTCCCTGCTCACCAACCCTCTCTTGTTCCTGACCGTGAACCGCTCGGCTCGCCACAGCTGGCTGGACCTGCTGGCCAGGATTCACAGACGTTACAGCCGCCGTAACATGGTCAGCAGCGTGGGTCTGGCCTCTTTGGGAGCAGAGGGGGTCATCGGGGAGCCGGTGGGACTGGAGACAGCCGGCCGCTCCGGGAGCCAGCTCCTGGAGATGTTCAACATTGGTCAGCAGCAGATCTTCAGACCCTCTGAGGaagacgaggaagaggaggatgtggagAATGAGATCCCTTCTCAAGTGTCTGGAAACTGCTCTGGGCCTAAGGAGGAGCTCAGGGGCAGGTCGAGGCTGGGCAGTGTCAGAGGGGAGGGGAGCGCCAAAAACGAACCTGCGCAGGGCACAGGAGGCCTGATCGTCACCAAAGAGGGTCCTCCTGTGATCACAGCCCCCCGGGCCTCTCCTGTCCACACGTGTGCGTACACCTCGTCATCACAGGTGGCGCCAGCTACGCCTACAGAAGCTGAGGACTCCACCCACTTCGGTTTTGGACCTTTTGAGCTGCCACCTCAGTGGTTACCTGAGACCAGGAACAGCAAGAAGAGGCTGCTGCCTCCCTTGGGTAACACCCCTGAGGAGCTGATCCAGACCAAACTACCCAGGCCGCGGCCGGAACGGAGAATCAGCAGGAACAACAAAGTCAGCACTATCCCCGCTGTGGATCCGTGA
- the acot20 gene encoding acyl-coenzyme A thioesterase 1 isoform X2 — protein MGLFWALAPDTPHSKLLKKNVLSPTLVEIEALSGDTGEVLASETNERGYMTEGMKRIPVKEGRIRGVLFIPPGKGPFSGIVDLYTFGGGLTEPRASLLANKGFVVLALAYYGYQDLPKNPKNLDLEYFEEAVNFLRKRPEVKGPGIGIISISHSGGLALTMSSFLSGISATVCINGCNANTVIPLHYKDIIMPPLPPILKNIKTTHSGLVDIRDALPDPTLEKNRASLIPIERASCQFLFAVSEDDHNWNSSLFAHKAAAILRSHGKESFQVVSYPKAGHFLEVPHMPYCPSGFHAAVGSNVVFGGEPKAHSEAQLDLWERVQEFFKSHLDKSTC, from the exons ATGGGTTTGTTTTGGGCCTTGGCACCAGACACACCACACAGCAAACTCCTGAAGAAGAATGTGCTCAGTCCAACACTGGTGGAGATAGAAGCACTTAGTGGAGACACTGGGGAGGTGTTGGCCTCTGAAACCAACGAAAGAGGATACATGACGGAGGGGATGAAGAGAATACCTGTGAAAGAGGGCAGAATACGAGGAGTCCTGTTCATCCCACCAG GAAAGGGTCCATTCTCAGGAATTGTGGATTTGTACACTTTTGGTGGAGGTCTAACTGAACCCAGAGCCAGCCTGTTGGCAAATAAAGGTTTCGTTGTTCTGGCCCTGGCCTACTATGGCTACCAGGATCTACCCAAAAACCCTAAAAACCTGGATTTGGAGTACTTTGAAGAAGCTGTAAACTTTCTGAGGAAACGGCCAGAG GTGAAAGGCCCTGGGATTGGCATCATATCAATCTCTCATAGCGGTGGTTTGGCTTTGACAATGTCATCTTTCCTCTCAGGGATCTCGGCAACTGTGTGCATTAATGGCTGCAATGCAAACACTGTTATTCCATTACACTACAAAGACATTATTATGCCTCCACTTCCACCTATcttgaaaaatattaaaaccacaCACTCTGGACTTGTGGATATACGTGACGCCTTACCAGACCCTACCTTGGAAAAGAACAGAGCGTCTTTGATTCCAATCGAACGTGCCAGCTGCCAGTTCCTGTTTGCTGTTTCTGAAGATGACCACAACTGGAACAGCTCTTTGTTTGCACATAAGGCTGCTGCCATACTGAGAAGTCACGGCAAAGAATCATTTCAGGTGGTTTCTTACCCTAAAGCTGGGCACTTTTTGGAAGTCCCTCACATGCCTTATTGTCCGTCTGGGTTTCACGCAGCTGTAGGGAGTAATGTGGTGTTTGGTGGGGAGCCAAAAGCCCACTCTGAGGCTCAGCTGGACTTGTGGGAAAGAGTCCAGGAGTTCTTCAAGAGCCACTTGGACAAGAGCACTTGTTAG
- the acot20 gene encoding acyl-coenzyme A thioesterase 1 isoform X1 codes for MAFSQIRLKILPSVRCLFDKLVRVKVEGLAPHRPVELRSKLVDDRGVTFRASAMYKADGSGEVDVCRAPSLGGSYTGVEPMGLFWALAPDTPHSKLLKKNVLSPTLVEIEALSGDTGEVLASETNERGYMTEGMKRIPVKEGRIRGVLFIPPGKGPFSGIVDLYTFGGGLTEPRASLLANKGFVVLALAYYGYQDLPKNPKNLDLEYFEEAVNFLRKRPEVKGPGIGIISISHSGGLALTMSSFLSGISATVCINGCNANTVIPLHYKDIIMPPLPPILKNIKTTHSGLVDIRDALPDPTLEKNRASLIPIERASCQFLFAVSEDDHNWNSSLFAHKAAAILRSHGKESFQVVSYPKAGHFLEVPHMPYCPSGFHAAVGSNVVFGGEPKAHSEAQLDLWERVQEFFKSHLDKSTC; via the exons ATGGCGTTCTCACAGATCCGTCTGAAAATTCTCCCCAGCGTTCGTTGTCTCTTTGATAAACTGGTACGAGTAAAAGTAGAGGGACTTGCTCCACACAGACCAGTAGAATTGAGGTCCAAATTGGTTGATGACCGAGGGGTAACTTTCAGAGCTTCTGCCATGTACAAAGCAGATGGATCTGGCGAGGTGGATGTCTGCCGCGCACCATCTCTGGGAGGAAGTTACACTGGAGTGGAGCCAATGGGTTTGTTTTGGGCCTTGGCACCAGACACACCACACAGCAAACTCCTGAAGAAGAATGTGCTCAGTCCAACACTGGTGGAGATAGAAGCACTTAGTGGAGACACTGGGGAGGTGTTGGCCTCTGAAACCAACGAAAGAGGATACATGACGGAGGGGATGAAGAGAATACCTGTGAAAGAGGGCAGAATACGAGGAGTCCTGTTCATCCCACCAG GAAAGGGTCCATTCTCAGGAATTGTGGATTTGTACACTTTTGGTGGAGGTCTAACTGAACCCAGAGCCAGCCTGTTGGCAAATAAAGGTTTCGTTGTTCTGGCCCTGGCCTACTATGGCTACCAGGATCTACCCAAAAACCCTAAAAACCTGGATTTGGAGTACTTTGAAGAAGCTGTAAACTTTCTGAGGAAACGGCCAGAG GTGAAAGGCCCTGGGATTGGCATCATATCAATCTCTCATAGCGGTGGTTTGGCTTTGACAATGTCATCTTTCCTCTCAGGGATCTCGGCAACTGTGTGCATTAATGGCTGCAATGCAAACACTGTTATTCCATTACACTACAAAGACATTATTATGCCTCCACTTCCACCTATcttgaaaaatattaaaaccacaCACTCTGGACTTGTGGATATACGTGACGCCTTACCAGACCCTACCTTGGAAAAGAACAGAGCGTCTTTGATTCCAATCGAACGTGCCAGCTGCCAGTTCCTGTTTGCTGTTTCTGAAGATGACCACAACTGGAACAGCTCTTTGTTTGCACATAAGGCTGCTGCCATACTGAGAAGTCACGGCAAAGAATCATTTCAGGTGGTTTCTTACCCTAAAGCTGGGCACTTTTTGGAAGTCCCTCACATGCCTTATTGTCCGTCTGGGTTTCACGCAGCTGTAGGGAGTAATGTGGTGTTTGGTGGGGAGCCAAAAGCCCACTCTGAGGCTCAGCTGGACTTGTGGGAAAGAGTCCAGGAGTTCTTCAAGAGCCACTTGGACAAGAGCACTTGTTAG